The Xenopus tropicalis strain Nigerian chromosome 2, UCB_Xtro_10.0, whole genome shotgun sequence genome window below encodes:
- the cul4a gene encoding cullin-4A (The RefSeq protein has 1 substitution compared to this genomic sequence): protein MAQEAQKKANFSTLAGHTNGLTKSSALTSKPSASKKLIIKNFKDKPKLPDSYTQDTWQKLQEAVNAIESSTSIKYNLEELYQAVENLCSYKVSHTLYKQLRQVCEEHMKAQIHQFREDSLDSFLFLKKVNRCWKDHCRQMIMIRSIFLFLDRTYVLQNSMLPSIWDMGLELFRCHVVSDRMVQIKTIDGILKLIEQERSGEAVDRSLLRSLLGMLSDLQVYKESFETKFLEETNCLYAAEGQRLMQEREVPEYLHHVNRRLEEEVDRVITYLDHGTHKPLIACVEKQLLGEHLTAILQKGLKNMLDENRDPELTLMYQLFSRVKGGQIILLQHWGEYIKNFGSGLVINPEKDKDMVQELLDFKDNVDHIIDVCFQKNEKFVNTMKESFETFINRRANKPAELIAKYVDSKLRSGNKEATDEELERLLDKIMIIFRFIHGKDVFEAFYKKDLAKRLLVGKSASVDSEKSMLSKLKHECGAAFTSKLEGMFKDMELSKDVMVQFKQHMQNHSDPGNIDLTVNILTMGYWPTYTPVDVHLPAEMVKLQEIFKAFYLGKHSGRRLQWQSTLGHAVLKADFKEEKKELQVSLFQTLVLLLFNKGDEFGFEEIKITTGIEDNELRRTLQSLACGKARVLNKSPKSKDVEDGDRFCFNADFKHKLYRIKINQIQMKETVEEQVNTTERVFQDRQYQIDAAIVRIMKMRKTLTHNLLVSELYNQLKFPVKPGDLKKRIESLIDRDYMERDKDNAKQYHYLA, encoded by the exons ATGGCACAGGAAGCTCAGAAAAAAGCAAACTTTTCAACACTTGCTGGACATACAAATGGTCTCACAAAGTCCTCTGCCTTGACCTCTAAGCCTTCAGCTTCCAAAAAGTTaattattaaaaattttaaag ATAAACCAAAACTGCCTGACAGCTACACTCAGGACACGTGGCAAAAGCTCCAGGAGGCAGTGAATGCCATAGAAAGTAGCACATCTATAAAATACAACCTGGAGGAGTTATACCAG GCTGTAGAAAATTTATGCTCCTATAAAGTTTCTCATACCCTTTACAAACAACTTCGTCAAGTATGTGAAGAACATATGAAAGCTCAAATCCATCAGTTCAGGGA AGATTCTCTAgacagctttttatttttaaaaaaggttaacAGATGTTGGAAGGATCACTGCCGACAAATG aTCATGATCagaagtatttttttatttttggatcGTACTTATGTCCTTCAGAACTCAATGCTTCCATCAATATG GGATATGGGATTGGAACTCTTTCGCTGTCATGTTGTTAGTGACAGAATGGTTCAGATCAAAACAATTGATGGAATCTTAAAGCTTATTGAGCAAGAACGCTCTGGGGAGGCTGTAGATCGGAGCTTGCTGAGAAGTTTATTGGGCATGTTGTCGGACTTACAA GTGTACAAAGAGTCATTTGAGACAAAGTTCTTAGAGGAGACAAATTGTTTGTATGCTGCTGAAGGACAAAGGCTCATGCAAGAAAGAGAG gtacctGAATATCTCCATCATGTGAACAGGCGTTTAGAAGAAGAGGTAGACAGAGTTATTACATATTTGGACCATGGGACACA TAAACCACTGATTGCTTGTGTGGAAAAACAGCTCTTAGGCGAGCATTTAACTGCTATCTTGCAAAAAG GTCTGAAGAATATGCTTGATGAAAATAGAGACCCAGAACTGACTCTAATGTATCAACTCTTTAGTCGGGTCAAAGGTGGTCAGATAATACTACTGCAGCACTGGGGTGAATACATTAAA AACTTTGGAAGTGGATTAGTTATTAATCCCGAAAAAGACAAAGACATGGTTCAGGAGCTCCTGGATTTCAAGGATAACGTAGACCACATAATAGACGTTTGCTTCCAGAAGAATGAGAAGTTTGTCAACACTATGAAAGAATCATTTGAAACTTTTATCAACAGAAGAGCAAACAAGCCAGCAGAACTCATAG ccaaaTATGTGGATTCCAAGTTACGTTCTGGAAACAAAGAAGCAACAGATGAAGAACTGGAGAGACTTCTGGATAAAATAATGATTATATTTCGATTCATTCATG GCAAAGATGTTTTTGAAGCATTTTACAAAAAAGATCTGGCTAAAAGACTGCTGGTTGGGAAAAGTGCCTCTGTTGATTCTGAGAAGTCAATGCTATCAAAACTTAAACATG AATGTGGTGCTGCATTTACCAGTAAGCTAGAAGGGATGTTTAAAGATATGGAACTCTCCAAAGATGTAATGGTTCAGTTCAAGCAG CATATGCAAAACCACAGTGACCCAGGTAACATAGACTTGACCGTGAATATACTGACAATGGGATACTGGCCAACCTATACACCAGTGGATGTCCATTTACCAGCAGAG ATGGTGAAACTTCaggaaatatttaaaacattttatttaggaAAACATAGTGGCAGAAGACTACAGTGGCAGTCAACACTTGGGCATGCAGTTCTGAAAGCAGATTTTAAAGAA gaGAAAAAAGAACTGCAAGTGTCTCTCTTTCAGACCTTGGTGCTTCTCTTGTTTAATAAGGGAGATGAATTTGGCTTTGAAGAAATTAAAATAACAACTGGAATTG AGGATAATGAACTGAGACGAACGCTGCAGTCCCTTGCATGTGGTAAAGCCAGAGTTTTAAATAAATCACCAAAGAGCAAAGATGTGGAGGATGGAGACAGGTTTTGCTTTAATGCCGACTTCAAGCACAAACTATACAGAATTAAAATCAACcaaatacaaatgaaagaaaCT GTAGAAGAACAAGTGAATACAACAGAAAGGGTGTTCCAAGACCGGCAGTATCAGATTGATGCAGCTATTGTGCGCATAATGAAGATGAGAAAGACCCTTACTCATAATCTTTTGGTCTCTGAGCTTTACAATCAATTGAAATTCCCTGTAAAG CCAGGAGACTTGAAGAAAAGGATTGAATCCCTTATAGACAGAGACTATATGGAAAGAGATAAAGACAATGCAAAACAGTACCATTATCTGGCATGA
- the cul4a gene encoding cullin-4A isoform X1, whose product MAQEAQKKANFSTLAGHTNGLTKSSALTSKPSASKKLIIKNFKDKPKLPDSYTQDTWQKLQEAVNAIESSTSIKYNLEELYQAVENLCSYKVSHTLYKQLRQVCEEHMKAQIHQFREDSLDSFLFLKKVNRCWKDHCRQMIMIRSIFLFLDRTYVLQNSMLPSIWDMGLELFRCHVVSDRMVQIKTIDGILKLIEQERSGEAVDRSLLRSLLGMLSDLQVYKESFETKFLEETNCLYAAEGQRLMQEREVPEYLHHVNRRLEEEVDRVITYLDHGTHKPLIACVEKQLLGEHLTAILQKGLKNMLDENRDPELTLMYQLFSRVKGGQIILLQHWGEYIKNFGSGLVINPEKDKDMVQELLDFKDNVDHIIDVCFQKNEKFVNTMKESFETFINRRANKPAELIAKYVDSKLRSGNKEATDEELERLLDKIMIIFRFIHGKDVFEAFYKKDLAKRLLVGKSASVDSEKSMLSKLKHECGAAFTSKLEGMFKDMELSKDVMVQFKQHMQNHSDPGNIDLTVNILTMGYWPTYTPVDVHLPAEMVKLQEIFKTFYLGKHSGRRLQWQSTLGHAVLKADFKEEKKELQVSLFQTLVLLLFNKGDEFGFEEIKITTGIEDNELRRTLQSLACGKARVLNKSPKSKDVEDGDRFCFNADFKHKLYRIKINQIQMKETVEEQVNTTERVFQDRQYQIDAAIVRIMKMRKTLTHNLLVSELYNQLKFPVKPGDLKKRIESLIDRDYMERDKDNAKQYHYLA is encoded by the exons ATGGCACAGGAAGCTCAGAAAAAAGCAAACTTTTCAACACTTGCTGGACATACAAATGGTCTCACAAAGTCCTCTGCCTTGACCTCTAAGCCTTCAGCTTCCAAAAAGTTaattattaaaaattttaaag ATAAACCAAAACTGCCTGACAGCTACACTCAGGACACGTGGCAAAAGCTCCAGGAGGCAGTGAATGCCATAGAAAGTAGCACATCTATAAAATACAACCTGGAGGAGTTATACCAG GCTGTAGAAAATTTATGCTCCTATAAAGTTTCTCATACCCTTTACAAACAACTTCGTCAAGTATGTGAAGAACATATGAAAGCTCAAATCCATCAGTTCAGGGA AGATTCTCTAgacagctttttatttttaaaaaaggttaacAGATGTTGGAAGGATCACTGCCGACAAATG aTCATGATCagaagtatttttttatttttggatcGTACTTATGTCCTTCAGAACTCAATGCTTCCATCAATATG GGATATGGGATTGGAACTCTTTCGCTGTCATGTTGTTAGTGACAGAATGGTTCAGATCAAAACAATTGATGGAATCTTAAAGCTTATTGAGCAAGAACGCTCTGGGGAGGCTGTAGATCGGAGCTTGCTGAGAAGTTTATTGGGCATGTTGTCGGACTTACAA GTGTACAAAGAGTCATTTGAGACAAAGTTCTTAGAGGAGACAAATTGTTTGTATGCTGCTGAAGGACAAAGGCTCATGCAAGAAAGAGAG gtacctGAATATCTCCATCATGTGAACAGGCGTTTAGAAGAAGAGGTAGACAGAGTTATTACATATTTGGACCATGGGACACA TAAACCACTGATTGCTTGTGTGGAAAAACAGCTCTTAGGCGAGCATTTAACTGCTATCTTGCAAAAAG GTCTGAAGAATATGCTTGATGAAAATAGAGACCCAGAACTGACTCTAATGTATCAACTCTTTAGTCGGGTCAAAGGTGGTCAGATAATACTACTGCAGCACTGGGGTGAATACATTAAA AACTTTGGAAGTGGATTAGTTATTAATCCCGAAAAAGACAAAGACATGGTTCAGGAGCTCCTGGATTTCAAGGATAACGTAGACCACATAATAGACGTTTGCTTCCAGAAGAATGAGAAGTTTGTCAACACTATGAAAGAATCATTTGAAACTTTTATCAACAGAAGAGCAAACAAGCCAGCAGAACTCATAG ccaaaTATGTGGATTCCAAGTTACGTTCTGGAAACAAAGAAGCAACAGATGAAGAACTGGAGAGACTTCTGGATAAAATAATGATTATATTTCGATTCATTCATG GCAAAGATGTTTTTGAAGCATTTTACAAAAAAGATCTGGCTAAAAGACTGCTGGTTGGGAAAAGTGCCTCTGTTGATTCTGAGAAGTCAATGCTATCAAAACTTAAACATG AATGTGGTGCTGCATTTACCAGTAAGCTAGAAGGGATGTTTAAAGATATGGAACTCTCCAAAGATGTAATGGTTCAGTTCAAGCAG CATATGCAAAACCACAGTGACCCAGGTAACATAGACTTGACCGTGAATATACTGACAATGGGATACTGGCCAACCTATACACCAGTGGATGTCCATTTACCAGCAGAG ATGGTGAAACTTCaggaaatatttaaaacattttatttaggaAAACATAGTGGCAGAAGACTACAGTGGCAGTCAACACTTGGGCATGCAGTTCTGAAAGCAGATTTTAAAGAA gaGAAAAAAGAACTGCAAGTGTCTCTCTTTCAGACCTTGGTGCTTCTCTTGTTTAATAAGGGAGATGAATTTGGCTTTGAAGAAATTAAAATAACAACTGGAATTG AGGATAATGAACTGAGACGAACGCTGCAGTCCCTTGCATGTGGTAAAGCCAGAGTTTTAAATAAATCACCAAAGAGCAAAGATGTGGAGGATGGAGACAGGTTTTGCTTTAATGCCGACTTCAAGCACAAACTATACAGAATTAAAATCAACcaaatacaaatgaaagaaaCT GTAGAAGAACAAGTGAATACAACAGAAAGGGTGTTCCAAGACCGGCAGTATCAGATTGATGCAGCTATTGTGCGCATAATGAAGATGAGAAAGACCCTTACTCATAATCTTTTGGTCTCTGAGCTTTACAATCAATTGAAATTCCCTGTAAAG CCAGGAGACTTGAAGAAAAGGATTGAATCCCTTATAGACAGAGACTATATGGAAAGAGATAAAGACAATGCAAAACAGTACCATTATCTGGCATGA